The genomic stretch ttattcCCTCATATTGTTTTAACCACACTTTCTACAATCTTTTCTGGTGCTTAATCGACGCACAGCGGGCCAGAATAACGCTCATTATTAAaccaaaaaagacatttttgagTAATTTCAGACTTCCTACTACTCAGCCTCATCTGGAGGATGAATTTCCTGGATTATCTGGATTAGAATTTCCTTTATTTCATTAATAattatgtatttttgttcatCACATTGTctgaaataagaaaaaaaaaacagtgtgaccCGTGAAATAACCTAACACTGACTCACAGCCTTGATCAGTTCTGTCACAGTGGCTCAGCTCCTGTTACATGCACGTCTGTTGAGTTTAAATCATCAGGTTTTTAATCGTCAAACTTAAATAATAAGGCTActgacttatcaatcaccctcCATCCAACGTGGCGGTTTGATGGTATGAATGTAGTTATTCGAGTGGTTATGACCACGCCCGGCAGCCATATACAGTCAcctcagttaaaaaaaaaagcaccagaTTTACCGCAGAGGCGATAAACGATGAGGCGGTTACGATGTACGCAGGTAAAGTGAGCAGGTGCAGCAGTCAGCagaaacttgtgtgtgtttgtttgtttgtttgtttgtttgtttttcctccaggGGCACAAAGCTTACAGGAATGAAAggagaagtgtttttttaactttacatGTGGAATGATCTCTATGAAGACATTCTTTTCATTTTGAACcctgttgttgttggagaaCAATTTCAAGGCTGATGTGACGGAGCGATGTTGCGTCATCtagtttttcctgtttttgttttttttttcccatgtttACAACGAAGCACGTGGAGACATTACGTTATCATATAACAGCGTCATGCTTTCATAGCACAAAatatggagagaaagagagagagagagagagagagagagagaaactgcaCCAATTCTGTCCCTGTTGAAATATTCCCACCCTTCCCTCGAGCAGCTGATAGAGAGGTTTcatactttactgtgttttgtttatttatttacttttggtccccgccccccccctccccggtTCCTCTTCAGTTTTTACGAATGTCGGCGTAGACCACCGGCTCCATCTTATGGAATGAGTTTTTGCTGCCTGAGTGATCCAACTGGGCGTATATCACCGGGCCCTGAAACACAATgacgacaacacacacacagggcggCAAAGAGAGGCGGTCAGTACAAGACTCAACTGAATATAtacaagaaacaaacacaaaagacaacCTTATTCGCTCTTATTCCtattttttaattcattgtATTTTTTGCATGCGCTTTTATATCATTTTTAACCATACAGACTTATGCATAGGTAGGGGTGTACGTAGGGGTGCAGCACCCCCTGGTGGCGAAGCTTTAAAACTGCATGGAAATAAAATTATAtctttctttgttgtttctgttccaCGACATTTTGTATGTCATGTTTGGGCTGTGGGATGATGAGAGGGATCAATTTAGTCAATCAGCTTTACTGTGTATTGGCCAATCAGATCGTCTTGATGCAATCACGCCAGCAATCAGCCTAGCATGCGGTCGCAACAAACGAACTCGACGTCTCACTTGATCTCTGCACCTTTATCGTGCAGAGATGGTAGTTGATGATAGCTCTAACTGCTCATTAAAGGATTTTTCAGTAGGACTTCTGATTGTTCAGTTGTTAAAGGGTTTCTGGCGGTTTGACTGAATTAGTGATTAGCCATCAAAATGCATGCACATGAGAGATTATGGAAAAAGACCAGCTCACACAGTCATCTGTGAACTAACATGTTGCTTGAGCACCGTTTCTGTCTACTTAAATGTTCATGGCTGATCTGAACCTGAATGGGAATAAAGAGTTAATATCAGGTGTttttgaaaaagaaataaaaaatgtcccACACCGTGGCAGCCAGTGGATGTCTTTGTCCCCCAGCTCCTACCTGCAGTGGACCCGAGGGAGTGGTAGACCTGGACACCTCCAGGTTGGACTCCACCTTCTTTCGTGGCTGTGGAGCCTGAGAGCTCACGCTTTCCAAGGACGTACATCTAGTTTAGAGCGGTTACGGTTTGCCATGGTGTCGAGCAATCATTGGTGCACAGTCAAACGCACAAATAATGGgacaagacaaaaataaaacaatgagcAATGAGAACATGAAACACTGCAGTGAGAGCAGACTGGAGGTGCACCGATTGGGATTCAGAGACGATCAGACTCCGCAGACGTCTTGTTAAAAATATGATTATATCCTGCTGCACGTTCAGTGTTTATACCCGACTTTTAACCATGTTCTGGTTTAAATAAAATGTCTATCtatcttgttcttttctttcttttttggcttCACATATGTGGAGTTGGCTAAAAGAGTATACCATCGGTCCAACAAAGTGCCCAATACATGCTGCCGTTCAGGGTTTTTTGTAGATGTAGCCGATGGTCTTAGGTTGAAAATACATCCAATAAAGAGGTGGAATCACCCTTTAGATCAAAGATTAAACTAAACCTTATCTTCTATTGAATTAAGGATGTGATTATTTGTAATAATAGTGCATCTCTAGTGCAACTTCTCCTTGTTAAAATATCAGTTTTAAAGGACTTATTCCACATTTAGTACATGAAATAGTTAATTAGGAGTTAAGTAGAAACAAAGCTGAGGCACTTAATTTAGTTAACTTAACCAATTAGTAAATCTACAGAACTGTTAAAGCAACAAACTGGTCGTTTAAGTTCATTTTTaagcaataaaaaacaaaatatctgACTCTTCTTTCTACTACAAACACTGTCAACTCTATTAACTATTAACTGTCTTTAAGACtttttttaagtcttttttttaagatttattaatgaaaaaaaagtttttaactCAGTTCTGACCAAATTTTGAATCATTCAGTCCATGGACGGTGGAATTATTAATCAGTGCATCTCTAGTAGAGACAGGTGAAACAGGCAGTTAACCtgagaaacacaacatgaatGCCGCATGTTGAATAACGAGCGGTCGCCATCTTGTTCTGGTGACACTCAACAAAAAGCCTCTtaacatgtttcactgaaacaaaaaaaaggaaagaaaggaaagctgcCGGGAGCTGGATTAGTTCAACAGATAGAGATGAAAAGTTCAGGATGTTAGTTCTGAAGCGATGACGCAGACAATGTTTATGTGCACTAGAGTGACCTGATCACTGCAGAAGTATCAACACTGATAATCTCCTATTGTCTGCACATGTAGCGACATTAGCGTTGGTCCAACTCATTACAGTGATCAGGTCCTTCGTTAATGTGACAAAAGCTCATCGATGATGTTAGTAAAACATGTTAAAGACACTGTAATGGAGGGAAAAGACCGGCACCAGTGACAACAGCAACCCCCAACAATCAATCACAGCCTCGACCCGCTcaccagccaatcaggagcgGCGGCCCGATGCTTTTATTAGTCTtgaagctaacaagctaattaACGCCTCATGTTTGTGGTTCATGAGAGTGCACGTGAGGACCACATACCTCAAAGAAAGGTCTAGTGTTAATCATTAGTAACAACACCGGATCATCAAGACAACACCCAAAAACACCTGATTTTCTACTGGACAGAGTGGAGAGTGGACCCCGCCCCCATGCAGGAAGAGTCAGAACCACACTGGAGTAACGTGTGTTAGAGTCACACACCATGCATCACACTTCACTGCTTTTTCTATCAAGGAAAACATGAATCAAACGTGTAATTTTTTTAAGCATAGTttagtgtttttgttaaatcagGTTGTGTCGGCAGAAGGGTGAGTGACAGTGGGAAGTACCGCAGCACCCTTACCCTTCATAATCATGGCGGTTGTGGAGCACCCTCATGACGAGGCAGGCGGCTACGGCGATGAGGACGAGCAGAACTAAAGCACCACAGACTGCTCCGATTATGACGGCGGTTTTCACCTGAGGAAGAGAgactgcacaacaacaacaacaaacagggaccacagtcagtgctgctggaggacattcacagcaataacaacaacagtgtTTTTATCTACTCGTGTTTGCTGGCTGCTTTTACACTGACGCCCAAATACGAAGCAGAAAGCTGTCAAAGGCCACAAATAATTACACATaagaataaaaatgtacaaatcagTCCATCAGAAATGATCCTACTATAGATTTACTATCATAGTTTCACTATTTATAACCTGACACACATCAGAAAACCTAAGAAATCAGCTGATTTATTGAATGTGTTCCGTCATTTTATTATTCAGAGTTTAAAAACATACCGATCTGTTTCAACATGCACAAACGAAGGCTGTCAGAAAAGCACTTATAACACGTGAGCTTGTCTCTACATGACgtataaataaagttgcacaGGGCATTTATCAGGCAGTGACAAagccgctctgtgtgtgtgtgtgtgtgtgtgtgtgtgtgtgtgtgtgtgtgtattcaggcAGCTCTTTGTGGAGTATCGGAGTACAACAACATGGTTGCTGTTTTCCTTCCTAGATACAAATGCCAGATACAGAACAAACTCCCACCTGGGAGGAGGTGCAGCCACATGTCAACCGAAAGATAACAAGCCGTCACACGCATGCATGCGGGCTTCAtgtaactgaaaacaaacaggaaggcaCCTGCTTGGTTTGTGTTGGAACTTAAGGCTATAAATATCTGATGGTTTTAGAACATTAACGTGATAAAACAAACCACTAATATTTACTTTAAGGGTTAAAATATGTTTCGCACAACATGTGCAGCCCTCATGATTGAAGACAGCCCAGAAATCACCTCAGCTTCATCACGTCGTAGCGACAGTCGCAGGCCTACATGCTGCTTTGTTTACTGGACTGAATGCGTTTGTAGCCCCTGACTCTGTGCACAGGTGGAGGATCATGCCGTGACTTGACCAGAAAAACACCATTGTTTGGTGtttgatgccttttttttttttgtcttgaccAGCTTTTGACTCTGCTCACCTGTGTTCCAAAGCTAACcgctaaaggctgttccatactccacgagaacagagaacagagaacagagagctcgctccacgggtggtaatttctgcacggaggtaccatactctgcGAGATGTGTGCgcgcagaactcctcatacagccctcctacgcagcgcacgtcacacacaaaaggttgacaatgcaactGTATTGCAAGTTGTgcgcacagtcgtggttacctgacctaacgagctgataatgttcagggaagagggcgcacagcatgacaatagatagaagatcagtgcagctgactgtagcagacctctggtctgtgtgagtttaactctgtgaacgtgtggatgactgtctgcaataatacatcccgtctcccggtgtttaatgtgcacgagccgctgtaacaccgtgatcaatactgggattagtttttatcgccaccttgtggacagacgctctcctctgtgcgccgtgtttctccttccaggagctgtttgccagctgctcatctaaactgtccatcgttgTTGTACTTCCTCGCGCTTCCCagcattcatcacgcccacaataaattccgaccaatcactgcatggttgacgcacagccttgagagaaaaagttctgtccgggccatgtgtccgagagcgctGCCGAACAGGCGCTCCAAGGGAAAAATggcgtcattttgtgggcgtaacgtctgcagcgaggagcgagttctctgttctcgtggagtatggatccagctttaaggTGAGGGAAGCGGCAGGTTTAGGTGAGGTAAGGTTTTTGGGAGGAGGGTCTCAGGTTTAGAGAGGTTTAAAGAAGGTTTAGAGGTAATCGTGTTTGGTTTACAAGTAGCTTTAAAGCATGGTTAAGCTGCATTTTAAGATAAACGATGTGTAATAGAGGCTTTAATTAATTACAGGTGGTGTCAGAAGTAGCACCCTTCCATTCAATTCCATCTGATTGTTGTTAAGCAAATTAAAAACcttgaaataaaaaaagccaCGTTGACAGAGAGGAGTCATCGTTACCTGGAAATATGACAGATTCAGCTCAGCCTGCGCACTGCAATGCGTTTTCTCTGACCGTCCAATCAAGTGTGTGAGCTCGCATAGAATCTGTGAGTGGGCGACCACAACTGACATGTGTCTGCCCAAGGCCCAAGGTCTTTACCATTCATCTATTCctcaagctaaaaaaaaaacacacccttTACAATAACCTGCAGCTCTTTGTGCATGAAGCTGAGACGAATTTTTACCTTTCAGGACGACCCTGAGCTCCGTTCGAGCTGCCGTTCCCATCACGTCAGGCGGGTTCTTCACATCGCAGAAGAAGGTTCCGTTGTCGCTGAACAGAGTCGGACTGATCTGTATCGAGACGTCCTTCCTATTGATGTCTCCGATAAACTGCACTCTGTCTTTGAACTCATCCGGTCCTGGAAATCCTTTCCCATTGGTGAAGTAGAAAATCTACAACAGGGAAAGGgggaaaataaatacacagaaaaatgcaaagaaagaattgcttttcaaatgttttataAGGACGAGTTACATGATTTacatgagcaaaaaaaaaaaatgcagggaGCAGAAATGAAAGGTTCCAAACAGTCCTCAGAGGTAGTCATGGAATCTGTGTGGTACTGGAAACTGTTTGAAAAGGTCACGGACACAGTgggtttgttgtctttgtcacagCTACAACAAGTGTCTCTTCATCAAAAAACGCCTGTCAGGGTCCCGATTGATCCGCTCACGTTGAAATACACCAAGTGACTCCAGGCTGTCATCAAACAATAAGGATCCACAGCTGACTAGCAGCATCGAGGGGGGAtcataatttaaatttaaagccCCTCAGGCTATGTTATTATATTTGTAGGAGCTCACAGCACACAGGCAGGCCCCCCACCGCCGCCCTGTCCGACCAGTAACCAGACCGGAGTAGGTACggcagacaggacacacactcatccgtgtgtgtgttcaggataAAGCTCAGAGTTTGTTCGGCTTTGATCTGAAGCTAACAGCTGTAGCTCTTGTCTCTAAAATCTTAATTGCACCAAAATGATAATCAAGAGTTTCATGAATTATTTTGTCTGTGAGTGGGCGACCCCCAAAAAAATAAGCAGTGTATGTAAATTTTGCAGCAGAAATATCAGAGTTAACAAGCAGTTCTGTGCCGTCAGCAGTCTGCAAGAAtaacaaagaagaaagaaagaatactGATCAAAAAGTGTGTCACTcaagccagagagagagagagagagagagataaacagAAGGAAGCAAACACAGTGAGGCAGAAGAATAAAACCTGGGACTGATGTGGAGCATTAATACAACCCAACTGCAACTGAAACCCCCGAGGAGGAACAGACGAAGGCTTTCTCCATGTGTCAGGACAGATAAAACAATCACAGCAAAACATCCTGGGACTGTGGGAAATCTTCTCCGAGCGGATACTCACTACGTACGGAGCGCTGTAGAACTGACTGTCAGGCTGACTCGACTGAAAAGTCCAGCTCACCGTGGTGCTGCTGCTAACCACTTCACTGGACCTGAACCTGCATGGGAGGACTCCGGTAGTGCCGTTCTGTACCACCACTTCAGGGTCGGCGTATATTTCGATCGCCGACGTTAAGTCTGAGAGAATAAGAAAAAGTTTCTTggtgttagaaacagctcacaAACAGACGGGAATACAGCATAACCATAGTGTGTGTAACACAAATCCACTTTAAAGAACAGGTTGCTGCATTTATCAGATCATACAAACACCATCTGATTAAAGTTCAAAACAATGTGAAGAACTCAGAGAGGCCTGTGGCTTCATGTGTGGAAGCATCTATCTGTGACTTTGGTGCCAGACTACATGTTTTCATGAGAGCTACAGCACCGCTCCACAAGTAATTCTCCTTTATGAGGGTTTCAGTGTTTGTAGATTCAGTCAGTGCTGAAATGTGGACAGGAAGGGTGTGTTCAGATCTCCTGGTGTGTACCACAGCAGAAAATTAGGGCTTTAGAACTGTTTGCTTATACTTCACACTGGCAGTGCAAACACACCGAGCCAAAACAAGCCAAACTTAAAAAGCTCATGGATGACGTCACTACCCGACTTCCAAAATGTCCGAAACAATGCTGTCCCCCCCATCTGACGACACTGCGTCCTGTTTTCGGTGCGTTTAGATGCTGCATCAGTTCCTGTTTCAGCTCCCAGACTTAAAAATTAACAGCAGCCAAGCGGGTAAATTTGGGGCTTGGCTGGAATACAAAATTGAGGTCGCCGGCCAAATGGCCAATAAATAATTTGTAGCTACACTACTGCATTTTTAATGTGTGCCACCACCAGCTGTGATTACGACCATTGCTGTCAGATTAGCCAATCAAATCACAGCTTCACAACAATACATCTTGATGCAGGTCATTTAAAGTGCACCAAGCGCATCTTATTCAGGGTGTATCAATGTTTAGTTTGCAGTGCCCACATTTCAAATGAACCGCACTGAAAGAGCATCATCTGCCAACTCCCTTAACTATAGGAGCAAAGCACTCAGATGCTGAACAGGTGACGTAACATCATGTGTAACAGTGAATTGTTACGGAAGCAAATACTTTTATCTCTTATCACACCCATTAAACATCAATGGCATGTAAACAAGATTACAGCGTCCTCTAAACTCTCCAGATAATGCTGCAGAAAAGTCTGAGCCACATCCACATTCTGCCACACAGCACAGCCCGGCTTTGTTGTTAAACAGCGAGGTCTGTCTCAGCATCACTAATGAATCAGCTAATTGTGTTCTTGATCAGTTCCTCGTTTCAGTTGCTGATATCTTTGGTGTCTTACTTTGGCCAAGATCAAATGATGTTGGCGTTAGAATGAAAGTTCAATTGTGAAAGTGCAAGGAAACACATGAAAAAGACACGAGAACAAATCAAATATATTCACTTTACAGGGACACAGCCGAAGCCACAAAGCGTCTCACATTAGTCACAACAGTTCACCAACCGCTCTCAGAAACAGCCTTACAGTGTCACGCAGGGTGAAATCCATTTACTCAAGTTAATAATTCATATTGTTTAATTATTAACATGTTAAGCATTGTAGCAGGAATAACTGAATGTTTCCAACTCATTATTTCAAATCTTCCGTGTCCATTATAAACTTTCTCACAGATCTGCTGCAACGCTGCGTGTTGTTTTAGAACTCCGTGCTGGCCAGCTGTGTGCTCAATACAAGCAAACATGGCACAGTAATGcactgaaaactaaacagaTCAGGAGGTCTTATCAGATTCTGGAGTCTAAACTGCCTGAAACGGATATATTTCAGATTTTGGCTGGTAAAATATGACAAACGTAAACATCCAACAACTAGTTCGTGCAATGATCTCTCCTAAAATATGACACCTGGGTCCCTCCACATAGTACTCTCAACCTAAGCAAGGTTTAAAAATCAAATTGCACACTTTGATAATGGAGACACGTCACATCTTTCCCTGAAATCAGAGgatctgacagtaaacacagcagccgctGCCTTCTGCAGCAATTACAGCTAATGAACAGTGAAAGGTTTCGACTCCAGGGAgtaactgaaaacaaaagcttACAGCTGCATCCAGTCAGGAGACAAAGCCACGatgcatataaatataaacacagggaaGTGTACTGTTGTCCACCAAACCTCCcccctttttcctcctctccagtCTGTCAGATGTTATCAGCCTGTGATtccaaaaagctgcagtttctAGTCACAGGTCAAATGGAAAATGTCCACACATCAACTGGAGGATCTGTTGCATCAAACTGTTTCATTCACACCCATCCTGACAAACACATTATTCCACTGtccaaggtttttttttgttttttttttttttacctgggaGCTTGGATAGCCAGctgctaacagcagcagcaaacagtAACACGTAGCTAAAAGACGAAGCTCTGGCTGCAGAAATAACGATGCAAATCTGATC from Parambassis ranga chromosome 14, fParRan2.1, whole genome shotgun sequence encodes the following:
- the mpzl1l gene encoding myelin protein zero-like 1 like isoform X1, with the translated sequence MDPKWSNTVCKRVFLTGFTLCVLLDLTSAIEIYADPEVVVQNGTTGVLPCRFRSSEVVSSSTTVSWTFQSSQPDSQFYSAPYVIFYFTNGKGFPGPDEFKDRVQFIGDINRKDVSIQISPTLFSDNGTFFCDVKNPPDVMGTAARTELRVVLKVSLPQVKTAVIIGAVCGALVLLVLIAVAACLVMRVLHNRHDYEGCTSLESVSSQAPQPRKKVESNLEVSRSTTPSGPLQVGAGGQRHPLAATGPVIYAQLDHSGSKNSFHKMEPVVYADIRKN
- the mpzl1l gene encoding myelin protein zero-like 1 like isoform X2; the encoded protein is MDPKWSNTVCKRVFLTGFTLCVLLDLTSAIEIYADPEVVVQNGTTGVLPCRFRSSEVVSSSTTVSWTFQSSQPDSQFYSAPYVIFYFTNGKGFPGPDEFKDRVQFIGDINRKDVSIQISPTLFSDNGTFFCDVKNPPDVMGTAARTELRVVLKVSLPQVKTAVIIGAVCGALVLLVLIAVAACLVMRVLHNRHDYEGCTSLESVSSQAPQPRKKVESNLEVSRSTTPSGPLQGPVIYAQLDHSGSKNSFHKMEPVVYADIRKN